One region of Candidatus Peribacteraceae bacterium genomic DNA includes:
- the rfbB gene encoding dTDP-glucose 4,6-dehydratase: protein MNLLVTGGAGFIGSHFVLRHIERYPEDTVIVLDKLTYAADKSFLDPVLNRIRFVQGDIVDFELVAQLFQRYGIDVVVNFAAETHVDRSIKSAVPFLHTNVLGVQSLVEACKLHPNVLLFHISTDEVYGDLRDEDKPKRPEDSLRPSSPYAASKASGDLLLLAAARTYGIRVRISRCTNNYGPHQAGEKFIPTIIRHALKDEAVPLYAEGKNKRDWLFVWDHCDALEMILQQPESPEPITHISANEERRNIDVAKGILKILGKPESLISFVADRPGHDWRYALDSTPLRKLGWKPAVDFEEGLRRTVEWYAEKMQRNQTMQKNQRNGNKVPPEFS from the coding sequence ATGAATCTCTTAGTCACAGGGGGGGCGGGCTTCATCGGCTCGCACTTCGTCCTGCGGCACATCGAGCGGTATCCCGAGGATACGGTGATCGTCCTCGACAAGCTCACGTACGCGGCGGACAAATCCTTCCTGGATCCCGTCCTCAACCGCATCCGCTTCGTGCAGGGGGATATCGTGGACTTCGAACTCGTGGCGCAGCTCTTCCAACGGTACGGGATCGATGTCGTGGTCAATTTCGCGGCGGAGACGCATGTGGACCGCAGCATCAAGAGCGCCGTTCCCTTCCTCCACACCAACGTCCTCGGCGTCCAGAGTTTGGTGGAAGCCTGCAAGCTCCATCCGAACGTCCTTCTCTTCCACATTTCCACCGACGAGGTGTACGGGGACCTGCGGGATGAGGACAAACCCAAGAGGCCGGAGGATTCCCTGCGCCCCAGTTCCCCTTACGCGGCCAGCAAGGCTTCGGGCGATCTGCTTCTCCTGGCCGCCGCGCGTACCTACGGCATCCGTGTCCGCATCTCGCGCTGTACCAACAACTACGGGCCCCATCAGGCGGGGGAGAAGTTCATTCCCACGATCATCCGCCATGCGCTCAAGGATGAGGCTGTCCCCCTGTACGCCGAGGGGAAGAACAAGCGCGATTGGCTCTTCGTATGGGACCACTGCGACGCGCTGGAGATGATCCTCCAACAGCCCGAGAGCCCGGAGCCTATCACCCACATATCCGCAAACGAGGAGCGCCGGAACATCGACGTGGCGAAGGGTATCCTCAAGATCCTCGGTAAGCCCGAGAGCCTGATCTCCTTCGTCGCGGACCGTCCCGGACATGACTGGCGCTACGCGCTGGATTCCACGCCGCTGCGCAAGTTGGGGTGGAAGCCGGCCGTGGATTTTGAGGAGGGGTTGAGGAGGACGGTGGAGTGGTACGCGGAGAAGATGCAGAGGAATCAGACGATGCAGAAGAATCAGAGGAATGGGAATAAAGTTCCTCCGGAGTTTTCGTAA
- a CDS encoding glycosyltransferase family 4 protein — MKIILATGVYPPTIGGPATYVKNIAQRLTEMGEQVTVVAYAPRGPVEEAPWKVVTVSRSGPFVRWWRFARALKREAKDADIVYGFSAVSVGVPLMMARLKKPKKILRLGGDFLWERYTDMRGKKTLSQWYAARPPAMVILGRILRSFDHVIFSTWFQEQLYKRVYPRLPRHSVVENALPQGELLLHIRHEPFRLLFLGRFVRFKNLRPLLHAVANLPHVTLTLQGEGPASRELSQLAQKLRLKGRLTFLPPVHGEEKEKVLREHDLLIIPSLTEISPHAALESRSHGLPVLLTEETGLGDELREGMMVSPLRTTEEITRAVLEAEHNYEIIAQKSASPFQKRSWEDVAREHRALFQALL, encoded by the coding sequence ATGAAGATCATCCTTGCCACCGGCGTCTACCCCCCGACCATCGGCGGTCCCGCCACGTACGTGAAGAACATCGCCCAGCGGCTTACGGAGATGGGCGAGCAGGTCACCGTGGTCGCGTACGCGCCGCGCGGCCCCGTGGAGGAGGCGCCCTGGAAAGTGGTCACCGTTTCCCGCAGCGGGCCCTTTGTCCGTTGGTGGCGATTCGCCCGCGCACTCAAACGGGAAGCGAAGGATGCGGATATCGTGTACGGCTTCTCCGCAGTGAGCGTGGGGGTGCCGCTCATGATGGCGCGGCTCAAGAAACCCAAAAAGATCCTGCGGCTGGGGGGAGACTTTCTGTGGGAACGGTACACCGATATGCGCGGCAAGAAGACGCTGAGCCAGTGGTATGCGGCGCGCCCCCCCGCCATGGTTATCCTGGGGCGCATCCTCCGGAGCTTCGACCACGTCATCTTCTCCACATGGTTCCAGGAGCAGCTCTACAAGCGCGTGTATCCCCGTCTGCCGCGCCACTCGGTGGTGGAGAACGCGCTGCCGCAGGGGGAGTTGCTGCTCCACATCCGCCACGAGCCGTTCCGCCTTCTCTTCCTGGGGCGCTTCGTGCGGTTCAAGAACTTGCGTCCCCTCCTCCACGCCGTCGCCAACCTGCCGCACGTTACGCTCACTCTGCAGGGGGAAGGGCCGGCATCACGCGAGCTTTCGCAGCTGGCGCAGAAGCTGCGCCTCAAGGGGCGGCTCACCTTTTTGCCGCCGGTGCATGGCGAGGAGAAGGAGAAGGTGCTGCGCGAACACGACCTCCTTATCATCCCGTCCCTCACGGAGATCAGCCCGCACGCCGCGTTGGAATCACGGTCGCACGGCCTCCCCGTCCTCCTCACGGAGGAAACGGGGCTGGGGGATGAGTTGCGCGAGGGCATGATGGTCTCCCCGCTCCGCACGACGGAGGAAATCACGCGGGCGGTGTTGGAAGCGGAGCACAATTACGAGATCATCGCACAGAAATCAGCTTCGCCGTTCCAGAAGCGCTCGTGGGAAGATGTGGCGAGGGAACATCGGGCGTTGTTTCAGGCTTTACTATGA
- a CDS encoding glycosyltransferase family 4 protein — translation MISGDRSLSQGKKSAFWYTLEILREHFERIDIICPRSVGRPITLAPFPHTFLHPSPWSLLLQPRWILRKGRELIGLYGHDAMTVHEYPPFYNGVGALLLHRATRVPYALEIHHVVGYPAPSSPAEWAGRILSRLFLPLDTRSAAAVRVVSGEARSLLNRWGVPREKVHLVPSFYIETALWRPDPRVAKRYDLAFCGRLVANKGLPELLSVLRSLPGVSLLVVGDGPLRRACERRVQAWGLSSRVTFTGWLPSQEDVARALQSARVFIMNSRSEGGPRVALEAMAAGLPVVATRVGVMPDVIRDASASLSTGSENGFLVSMEPQSLIRAINLLLKDPSLCGRVGAEAAKIGERFERKAALEQYAKFLQSLTPRRDGETHPA, via the coding sequence ATGATCTCAGGTGACCGGTCTCTCTCCCAAGGGAAGAAGAGCGCGTTCTGGTACACGCTGGAAATTCTGCGAGAGCATTTCGAGCGCATCGACATCATCTGTCCGCGGTCGGTCGGCCGTCCCATCACACTTGCACCGTTCCCCCATACGTTCCTCCACCCTTCGCCGTGGTCCCTGCTTCTGCAGCCGCGGTGGATCTTGCGGAAGGGGCGCGAGCTCATCGGCCTCTACGGGCATGACGCGATGACGGTGCATGAGTATCCCCCCTTCTACAACGGCGTCGGCGCCCTGCTGCTCCACCGCGCCACGCGCGTGCCGTACGCGCTGGAGATCCACCACGTGGTGGGCTACCCCGCGCCCTCTTCCCCCGCGGAATGGGCCGGCCGCATCCTCTCCCGCCTGTTCCTCCCGCTCGATACCCGTTCCGCCGCCGCGGTGCGCGTGGTGAGCGGGGAAGCGCGCAGCCTCCTCAACCGGTGGGGGGTGCCGCGGGAGAAGGTGCACCTCGTCCCCTCCTTCTACATTGAAACGGCGCTCTGGCGGCCGGATCCGCGCGTCGCCAAGCGGTACGACCTCGCCTTCTGCGGGCGCCTGGTGGCGAACAAGGGCTTGCCGGAACTCCTCTCCGTGCTCCGTTCCCTGCCGGGCGTTTCCCTTCTCGTCGTAGGGGACGGCCCCCTGCGCAGAGCGTGCGAGCGGCGTGTGCAAGCATGGGGCCTTTCGTCGCGCGTCACCTTCACGGGATGGCTCCCCTCACAGGAGGACGTGGCGCGCGCGCTGCAATCGGCGCGGGTCTTCATCATGAATTCCCGCAGCGAGGGCGGTCCCCGCGTCGCACTGGAAGCGATGGCCGCCGGGCTTCCCGTGGTGGCGACGCGCGTGGGAGTGATGCCGGACGTGATCCGCGATGCTTCGGCTTCGCTCAGCACGGGCTCCGAGAACGGCTTCCTCGTCTCCATGGAACCGCAGTCCCTCATCCGCGCCATCAACCTTCTCCTCAAGGATCCCTCGCTGTGCGGCAGGGTGGGGGCGGAGGCCGCGAAGATAGGGGAACGGTTTGAGAGAAAAGCGGCGCTGGAACAGTATGCGAAGTTTTTACAATCCCTCACCCCCCGCCGGGACGGGGAAACGCATCCCGCATGA
- a CDS encoding glycosyltransferase family 4 protein, with protein sequence MKLLIVTQRVDRGDPILGFFHRWLEEFARHCESLTVIGQAVGDHQLPSNVRVLSLRKESGAFKASQVCRFLSLLRKHRREYDAVLVHMTPVWVVIGWPLLPLLRKPLYLWYEIRRGGWVLRCALRHVRKVFSATTDGLPFPSSKNVVLGHGIDTTVFSPGTTADRDPHSLVTVGRLTRIKRHELFLQALASLPPPYRLSIAGGTITTADERYRAELEAFIGARNLQDRVSIRFLRHEELPALLRRAGLYLHAGGGGLDKALLEAMACGCAVVSASEASASLLPPQCRATPEDFTQKVRAALDTPLEERERLGKALRQEVLDHHDLAGLIRRLAEEMRG encoded by the coding sequence ATGAAGCTTCTCATCGTTACGCAGCGGGTGGATCGCGGGGACCCCATCCTGGGGTTCTTCCACCGGTGGCTGGAGGAGTTCGCGAGGCACTGCGAGAGCCTTACGGTCATCGGCCAAGCGGTGGGCGATCATCAACTTCCATCGAACGTCCGGGTCCTTTCCCTGAGGAAGGAGAGCGGCGCGTTTAAGGCGTCGCAGGTCTGCCGCTTCCTCTCCCTCCTCCGGAAGCACCGCAGGGAGTATGACGCGGTGCTCGTCCACATGACGCCCGTCTGGGTCGTGATCGGATGGCCGCTCCTCCCCCTCCTCCGTAAGCCGCTCTACCTCTGGTACGAGATCCGGCGCGGCGGATGGGTCCTCCGTTGCGCGCTGCGCCACGTGCGCAAGGTCTTCAGCGCCACCACGGACGGTTTGCCTTTCCCCTCCTCCAAGAACGTCGTCCTCGGCCACGGCATCGATACGACTGTCTTCTCCCCCGGTACAACGGCGGATCGCGACCCCCATTCCCTTGTCACGGTGGGGCGCCTGACGCGCATCAAGCGGCACGAGCTTTTCCTCCAAGCATTGGCTTCCCTCCCCCCGCCGTACCGCCTTTCCATCGCCGGCGGCACCATCACGACGGCGGATGAGCGCTACCGCGCGGAACTGGAAGCATTCATCGGCGCCCGCAATTTGCAGGATCGCGTTTCCATACGCTTCCTCCGCCATGAGGAACTTCCCGCTCTCCTGCGTCGTGCGGGGCTGTATCTCCATGCGGGGGGAGGGGGGTTGGATAAGGCGCTCTTGGAGGCGATGGCGTGCGGGTGCGCCGTTGTGTCCGCTTCGGAAGCGTCGGCATCTCTCCTCCCTCCGCAATGCCGGGCGACACCCGAGGATTTCACACAGAAGGTCCGTGCGGCGCTGGATACTCCACTCGAGGAGAGGGAGCGACTGGGGAAGGCGTTGCGACAGGAGGTTTTGGATCACCACGATCTCGCGGGATTGATCAGGAGATTGGCGGAGGAGATGCGAGGGTGA
- a CDS encoding glycosyltransferase family 2 protein, translating into MDRPRLSIVVPVYNEERTLPAIMERLQKACGFAQVIYVDDGSRDGSLQILHERALPQDTVLTKPNGGKGSAVRMGYEHAVGRYTIVQDADLEYSPEEIPSLLSFAEERSLPAVFGSRRLKTQKQFVHILFFIGGSMLTYLCNALYRTRLTDQPTCYKMVQTDILKMIPLRENDFRFDPELTALLARFEVPIAEYPVSYTPRSVAEGKKINWTDWFKWVWVFLKLRVVPLHPVAYEVPAPVPERA; encoded by the coding sequence ATGGACCGCCCCCGGCTCTCCATCGTCGTGCCCGTCTACAATGAAGAGAGGACTCTCCCCGCCATCATGGAGCGCCTGCAGAAGGCGTGCGGTTTCGCGCAGGTCATTTACGTGGACGACGGTTCGCGGGACGGTTCCCTGCAAATCCTCCATGAGCGCGCCTTGCCGCAGGATACGGTGCTCACCAAGCCCAACGGCGGCAAAGGCTCCGCCGTGCGGATGGGCTACGAGCACGCCGTAGGGCGGTACACCATCGTGCAGGATGCGGATTTGGAGTACAGCCCGGAGGAAATCCCTTCGCTCCTCTCGTTCGCCGAGGAACGCAGCCTTCCGGCGGTGTTCGGCTCGCGGCGTCTCAAGACGCAGAAGCAATTCGTGCACATTCTCTTCTTCATCGGAGGCTCCATGCTCACGTACCTCTGCAACGCGCTCTACCGCACGCGGCTCACCGACCAACCCACGTGCTACAAAATGGTCCAAACGGACATCCTCAAGATGATTCCCCTCCGGGAGAACGATTTCCGCTTCGATCCGGAACTCACGGCGCTCCTCGCGCGCTTCGAGGTTCCCATTGCGGAGTACCCCGTTTCCTACACGCCGCGCAGCGTGGCCGAAGGGAAGAAGATTAATTGGACGGATTGGTTCAAGTGGGTGTGGGTGTTCCTCAAGCTCCGCGTCGTGCCCCTCCACCCCGTCGCGTATGAAGTCCCCGCTCCCGTTCCCGAAAGGGCATAA
- a CDS encoding glycosyltransferase family 39 protein, giving the protein MKSPLPFPKGHNVFLGLAGFCLLLVLLVWPAFQYPIISDTVLYAMLGKSVWLDHTYMFEGVPFAKHLPLHAMLSFPLTALFGMHGGMKISSLLAGWGVLLATFLLVRRAFSSELLALLASAFVLLHPGFIFMAMVGSADLLFTMLFLLSLWAYLEAAEDRRWYVACGVFTGLACLTRYNGFPLFPLFFLSVLAARRTDLRSPWFWGGMAAGAALLSLWFLRNALTFGSPFATGYVGELQKASPNLWRQFWSNLLYYANPIHNVFPFLFPFALYGLFRYGRRYPFLVAAMLAAWPLTAIWWVQAIRFAFPGYVILLGFTALALRDLWRLIRPYPLAVAVLLFLALPLQGTALCLYTYGQCNAAFDRTFGFLPRDMGLSTEGFAAWDEARIYINAHVGNGAVVVIPESPTNGESWTARTFRADLRVIAESTEPCVPSYRITQKPFPTEEVVFTSSSAPEHRVVLQRCP; this is encoded by the coding sequence ATGAAGTCCCCGCTCCCGTTCCCGAAAGGGCATAATGTCTTCCTGGGCTTGGCGGGGTTTTGCCTCCTCCTTGTCCTGTTGGTGTGGCCCGCCTTCCAGTACCCTATCATCAGTGACACGGTGCTGTATGCCATGCTGGGGAAATCCGTATGGTTGGATCACACGTACATGTTCGAGGGTGTGCCGTTCGCCAAGCATCTTCCTCTCCATGCCATGCTCTCATTTCCGCTTACGGCACTTTTTGGCATGCATGGAGGGATGAAAATAAGCAGCCTTCTGGCGGGATGGGGCGTACTCCTGGCGACGTTTCTTCTCGTACGAAGGGCTTTCTCGTCGGAGCTCCTCGCCCTGCTTGCATCCGCATTTGTTCTGCTCCACCCGGGGTTCATCTTCATGGCCATGGTGGGATCTGCCGACCTGCTCTTCACCATGCTCTTCCTCCTCTCACTCTGGGCATACCTGGAGGCGGCGGAAGACAGGCGGTGGTACGTCGCCTGTGGCGTGTTCACCGGCCTTGCCTGTCTCACACGGTACAATGGATTCCCGCTCTTTCCTCTCTTTTTCCTCTCTGTGCTGGCGGCGAGGAGGACGGACCTGCGTTCCCCTTGGTTCTGGGGAGGGATGGCAGCGGGTGCAGCACTCCTTTCCCTGTGGTTCCTCCGGAACGCCCTCACGTTCGGCAGCCCTTTTGCTACCGGGTATGTCGGGGAACTGCAGAAAGCGTCGCCCAATCTGTGGCGCCAGTTCTGGAGCAATCTCCTGTACTACGCCAATCCCATCCATAACGTCTTCCCGTTTCTCTTCCCCTTCGCGTTGTACGGCCTCTTCCGCTACGGGCGGCGGTATCCCTTCCTGGTGGCGGCCATGTTGGCTGCTTGGCCGTTGACGGCCATATGGTGGGTGCAGGCGATCCGCTTCGCTTTTCCCGGGTACGTGATCCTCCTGGGGTTTACGGCTCTTGCACTGCGTGACTTGTGGCGCCTCATCCGTCCCTACCCGCTCGCGGTTGCCGTCCTCCTCTTCCTCGCCCTCCCGCTCCAAGGCACCGCCCTGTGCCTCTACACGTACGGGCAGTGCAATGCCGCGTTCGACCGCACCTTCGGGTTTCTTCCCCGTGATATGGGGCTGAGCACGGAGGGATTTGCCGCGTGGGACGAGGCGAGAATATACATCAATGCGCATGTCGGGAACGGTGCCGTGGTGGTGATACCGGAGAGCCCAACCAACGGGGAGTCATGGACAGCCAGAACGTTCCGCGCCGATCTCCGTGTCATCGCCGAGAGCACTGAGCCTTGCGTGCCATCGTACCGCATCACGCAGAAGCCGTTTCCCACAGAGGAGGTGGTCTTCACGTCATCCTCTGCGCCGGAACATCGGGTGGTCCTACAACGCTGCCCGTAG
- a CDS encoding NAD(P)-dependent oxidoreductase — MPTMDPPPLEAFPSSSLPPRSALVTGGAGFFGELLLKRLLDEGWRCVSIDLEDHALSHPNLTAVKGDIRDLPTLERTFAQGPFHTVFHLASILAHAVKDRDFLWTSNVDGTRNVAAMTKKYRIPSLVFTSSNCLWARNVGRPVREEDAPQPVEIYGKSKWEGEKILQEYARDFHAVIIRCPTIVDEGRLGLLAILFEFIDEGRKVWVVGGGGNRYQFIYAQDLIDACIKAASYGRSDVFNIGSDNVKTFREVYDHVIRLAATGARVAAFPRWIALPLMKLAYSLGLSPLGPYQYKMIAEDFVFDTGRIKERLGWKPTLKNEDMLAKSFRYYHDHRKEIEGRTNVSAHKQAAKMGVIRILKWLS, encoded by the coding sequence ATGCCGACAATGGATCCCCCTCCTCTTGAGGCTTTCCCTTCTTCTTCCCTCCCGCCCCGGAGCGCGCTTGTGACCGGCGGCGCGGGCTTCTTCGGCGAGCTCCTCCTCAAGCGCCTGCTGGACGAGGGATGGCGCTGCGTGAGCATCGACCTGGAAGACCACGCGCTCTCGCACCCGAACCTCACGGCCGTGAAAGGCGACATCCGCGATCTGCCCACGCTGGAGCGGACGTTCGCGCAAGGCCCGTTCCACACGGTCTTCCATCTCGCCTCCATCCTCGCCCACGCGGTGAAGGACCGGGATTTCCTCTGGACCTCCAACGTGGACGGCACGCGGAATGTGGCGGCGATGACGAAGAAGTACCGCATCCCCTCCTTGGTGTTCACGTCCAGCAACTGCCTGTGGGCCCGGAACGTGGGGCGGCCGGTGCGGGAGGAGGACGCACCCCAACCCGTGGAGATCTACGGGAAGTCCAAGTGGGAAGGGGAGAAAATTTTGCAGGAGTACGCGCGCGACTTCCACGCGGTGATCATCCGGTGCCCCACGATCGTGGATGAGGGGAGGCTGGGCTTGCTCGCCATCCTCTTTGAGTTCATCGATGAAGGAAGAAAGGTGTGGGTGGTGGGGGGAGGCGGGAACCGTTACCAGTTCATCTACGCGCAGGACCTCATTGATGCGTGCATCAAAGCGGCATCGTATGGGCGCTCGGACGTGTTCAACATCGGTTCGGACAACGTGAAGACCTTCCGGGAAGTGTACGATCACGTGATCCGCCTGGCGGCGACGGGCGCACGGGTGGCCGCCTTCCCACGCTGGATCGCCCTACCGCTGATGAAGCTTGCCTACTCCCTCGGCCTCTCGCCGCTCGGTCCCTACCAGTACAAGATGATCGCGGAAGACTTCGTGTTCGACACGGGCAGGATCAAGGAGAGGCTGGGATGGAAGCCGACGCTGAAGAACGAGGACATGCTCGCCAAGTCCTTCCGCTACTACCATGACCATCGGAAGGAGATCGAAGGCCGCACGAACGTGAGCGCCCACAAGCAGGCGGCGAAGATGGGGGTGATACGAATCTTGAAGTGGCTCTCGTGA
- a CDS encoding class I SAM-dependent methyltransferase, with protein sequence MPLLTSLARRILGLFSPETVSFGGQTIPARRLRFGGAHFARDEDFVHSGEEEAKRLTVWCGLGAQSRVLDVGCGPGRLPIGILRTAGDIAAYRGIDVSRTPIEWCSRHIQLAHPSFQFLHINVRNDRYNPSGESLNDRFRLPFPSGSFDIIYLYSVFSHMGTEDVQRYLREYARLLAPDGSVFLTAFVEEAVPSMEENPQGYGNLQWKGALHCVRFESGFFAALVRGAGLQIVRQSHGTETDGQSAFLLHHADNGSPSS encoded by the coding sequence ATGCCTCTCCTCACCTCCCTTGCACGGAGAATCCTTGGCCTATTCTCCCCAGAAACCGTGTCTTTCGGGGGACAAACGATTCCCGCGCGGCGGCTCCGCTTCGGGGGGGCGCATTTTGCCCGGGACGAGGATTTCGTCCATTCGGGGGAAGAGGAAGCGAAACGGCTGACGGTGTGGTGCGGCCTCGGGGCCCAAAGCAGGGTGCTCGATGTCGGCTGCGGGCCGGGAAGGCTTCCTATCGGGATCCTGCGTACGGCGGGTGACATTGCCGCCTACCGCGGCATCGATGTGTCCCGGACACCCATTGAATGGTGCAGCCGCCACATCCAGCTGGCACACCCTTCTTTCCAGTTCCTCCACATCAACGTGCGGAACGACCGCTACAACCCTTCCGGGGAATCCCTCAACGACCGGTTCCGTCTCCCGTTCCCCTCCGGCTCCTTCGACATCATCTACCTTTACTCGGTGTTCTCGCACATGGGCACGGAAGACGTGCAGCGGTACCTGCGCGAGTACGCGCGGCTGCTTGCGCCCGACGGATCAGTGTTCCTTACGGCCTTCGTGGAGGAGGCGGTGCCTTCGATGGAGGAGAACCCCCAAGGCTACGGCAACCTGCAGTGGAAGGGCGCACTGCATTGCGTGCGTTTCGAATCGGGCTTCTTCGCGGCGCTGGTGCGGGGAGCGGGTTTGCAGATCGTGCGCCAGAGCCATGGAACCGAGACCGACGGACAGAGCGCTTTCCTCCTGCATCATGCCGACAATGGATCCCCCTCCTCTTGA
- a CDS encoding class I SAM-dependent methyltransferase: MQFTGECYVPGQTSDRIREDTLARYRFAQAFVRGKDVLDIACATGTGTLSLWEAGARSVVGMDVSDEALAYANAHCSAPGVQYRKGDLQELPYEFAFDVIACFETIEHVPRYREALRRLHRALRPEGVLLLSTPHRRMTSPAARRLADPPLNPFHAREFTPPEMRDLLCESGFRPETLSLFGQRQQLYIPSKLLRYLYKRFRDPDHRRSAAFEPLKPFLYPRDILFVARRSASPA; this comes from the coding sequence ATGCAGTTCACGGGAGAATGCTACGTGCCGGGGCAGACCTCCGATCGCATCCGCGAAGACACCCTCGCGCGGTACCGTTTTGCGCAGGCTTTCGTCCGGGGAAAGGATGTACTCGACATTGCCTGCGCCACGGGGACGGGAACGCTGTCCCTGTGGGAGGCGGGGGCCCGTTCCGTCGTGGGGATGGATGTCTCCGATGAGGCATTGGCGTATGCGAACGCGCATTGTTCCGCGCCCGGCGTGCAGTACCGCAAGGGGGACCTTCAGGAACTCCCCTATGAATTCGCCTTTGACGTCATCGCGTGCTTCGAAACCATCGAACACGTTCCCCGTTACCGGGAAGCGCTCCGCCGCCTCCACCGGGCGCTGCGGCCGGAAGGCGTTCTTCTCCTCTCCACGCCCCATCGGCGCATGACCTCCCCCGCTGCGCGCCGCCTCGCGGACCCTCCCCTCAATCCTTTCCACGCGCGGGAGTTCACGCCGCCCGAAATGCGAGATCTCCTCTGCGAGAGCGGGTTCCGTCCCGAGACCCTCTCCCTCTTCGGGCAGCGCCAGCAACTCTACATCCCTTCAAAGCTCCTGCGCTATTTGTACAAGAGATTCCGTGATCCGGATCATCGCAGGAGCGCGGCGTTCGAGCCGCTCAAGCCGTTCCTCTACCCGCGGGATATCCTCTTCGTCGCCCGGCGTTCCGCGTCCCCGGCGTGA
- a CDS encoding exostosin family protein, which produces MIKVFIKLLPPYPHVPLLYPNLGKQERQSILFLNNAFAHLEEPIVHVTENPRDADFFLLPHNYSGVRRETAYLKGFADLARRHGKKTIVIAHGDSSAPIPFPDAVIFRTSQYAYEKRGNEITMPAYAEDLLGGNPLMPRPLRQEPPVVGFCGWTEYKDLKNRAGTLARDAWVTARSILTRRPELLAETKGITLRRRALAVLECSGAVRPNIIRRGSYSGHASTIKMDPSRARWEYVDNMLQSDFSLVVKGDGNYSYRFYETLSLGRVPLFLNTACRLPLEDVVDYGAFTVFVEQGQMHRLADVAAERYRGFTPEGFLQMQRRAREAFEKYLRVDSFFRYAVEHLL; this is translated from the coding sequence ATGATCAAAGTTTTCATCAAACTTCTGCCCCCCTATCCCCACGTCCCCCTGCTGTATCCCAACCTGGGGAAGCAGGAACGGCAGTCCATCCTCTTCCTCAACAACGCCTTCGCGCACCTGGAGGAACCCATCGTGCACGTGACGGAGAACCCCCGAGACGCCGATTTCTTCCTCCTCCCCCACAACTACTCGGGCGTCCGCAGGGAAACGGCGTACCTCAAGGGGTTCGCGGACTTGGCGCGGCGGCACGGCAAGAAGACCATCGTCATCGCGCACGGGGATTCCAGCGCGCCCATCCCCTTCCCCGATGCCGTCATCTTCCGCACCTCGCAATACGCGTACGAAAAGAGGGGCAACGAGATCACCATGCCCGCGTACGCGGAAGACCTGCTGGGCGGAAATCCGCTTATGCCCCGTCCCTTGAGGCAGGAACCACCCGTGGTGGGGTTCTGCGGATGGACGGAGTACAAAGACCTCAAGAACCGTGCGGGGACGCTGGCGAGGGACGCATGGGTTACCGCGCGCAGCATCCTCACGCGACGTCCGGAACTCCTCGCCGAGACCAAGGGCATCACCCTGCGCCGGCGGGCGCTGGCCGTGCTGGAATGCAGCGGAGCCGTGCGCCCCAACATCATACGGCGCGGCAGTTACTCCGGCCACGCGAGCACCATCAAGATGGATCCCTCCCGGGCGCGCTGGGAATACGTCGACAACATGCTGCAGTCGGATTTCAGCCTGGTGGTGAAGGGGGACGGCAACTACTCCTACCGCTTCTACGAGACCCTCAGCCTCGGCCGGGTGCCGCTCTTCCTCAATACCGCGTGCCGGTTGCCGCTGGAAGACGTGGTCGATTACGGCGCGTTCACCGTCTTCGTGGAACAGGGGCAGATGCACCGGTTGGCCGACGTGGCGGCGGAGCGGTACCGCGGGTTCACGCCGGAGGGTTTTCTGCAGATGCAGCGCCGCGCGCGCGAGGCGTTCGAGAAGTACCTCCGGGTTGATTCCTTCTTCCGGTACGCCGTGGAGCATCTCCTCTGA